TCGGATGGTCTGAAAACCCTAATTCCCTGACCGCAAACATCATGGAGGGTTCTGTATGGGAAGTCCATGCTGACATGACCCTTTATGCGATCTGGGACGCCAATACATATGACGTCACCCTGCACTACGGGAACACAACAACTACCATCGGTGTGAAGTACGGGACCACTACGGACACGACCCATATGATGTTTCTCTCTCCGCCTGGGATGAGTGACTATGTGATTGTTGGGTGGACAACCTACGATATGGTCGCAGAGGGCGAGAAAGATCTCGGAGGAAACGCATATGTCCTCAGATCCGGAGAAGATGTCGAATACTACTCGTTGAAGATTGCTCTTAAGAGACCGGGAAACGTTGACAACCTCTACCCGGTGTACGCTTACAAATATGATGTCAGCGGCAACGTCTCCGTGAATCTAGGTTCGGAGGCGACAGGGTGCTACTATATCACCGGTTCGGCTACAAGCGGTGGCGGGGTGAATATCAGCGGAGGATCCCCGACGCTGTATCTTGATTCGCTTACACTCGACTTTTCGGCGAGAACGAATTCGAATTCGGCTCCCGTCGTCATAAGCAACGGCGCGGATGTCACGATCGTGACTCTCAGCGACTGCGTCATCAAAGGGGGATCCAACCAATCTGTGACTCCCAGGCCATCCGCATATGTCGGATATGCGGGAATCAATGTGAAGTCCGGATCTTCTCTGACAATCTCCTCGGCAAGCATAGGATCGCTTACGGCCACGGGCGGATCGGTTAAAGCCGTGTATGTAAACAGCGGCTGGGGCGGAACAAGATACAACGCATTCGCGGGGGCCGGAATAGGGGCGGATGGGAGAAACGGCGGCGATGACGGCTGCGGCTCCATCACCATCAACGGAGGGACCGTGACTGCCACGGGCGGATCTGGCTACATACCATACAACAACCCGAACTATTACACCGTGATTTCTGGACCAGGCATAGGGGGGTCCGGTGGCACGGTGACCATCACGACGGGCTGTACCGTTGTAGCAGCATCCGGAAACCTGGCTCGTTATAGCGGGGAGACATACTACACGACAACTGCGGGGATTGCGCGCGATCCGATATATTGCAGCGTCGAGAATGTCGATCCTGATGCCAACGTTAGCAGGTTCGGACGCAACACTAGCTCCACGTCGGCACAGACGGTGGCCACTCTTTCGTTCCAATTTACCGGAAGCGTTGTCGGCTCAGCCACCAGTTTTACGATTGATGGGGAAAACACTGTCAACCTCGGCGGAATCGGAATAGATAATGACACGACGATCGAGATTGATGCCTCTCTGATTTCCGACGGGAGTACGGTGACCATCACCTCCGCCGCAATGAACTACTTTACCGGGACGGCATACGAAACAGACCCCGAGAACCACATGTTCACAGTCAGGAACATCACGATGAGTACAGATGCCTACACCGGTACCGTATCATTCAGCGTCAACGGCAGCCTGCTAAGCGAACCCATCGGTTACTACGGTGGAGTCTACAACTACTCGGAGAGCGGCGGCGAGAGCAGTTACAACTTCTACAACAGTTATTCGCTGGTTCTCGCGGCGAACGGTAGTAATCCTCCGTCCACTACCACTGCTACGGTTCGTTTTGCATTGGTCCTGTACGAAACCTATTCCTTCCTCGGAATGGAGATCAAGTCCGGGAACAACGGGGTTGAGTTCACCGACTATACTGCCGACTATGACTCTGTTCAGGGCGCTGTGATAATCTCGGCAAACGTCACGCTGGGCTATGGAAGGGATTCGACGATAGCGAACGACTTGTCGTTCACCATAGACAAGAAGAGTTACGAGATCACGATACAGAACGTGTACAGCGGAGGGGACTCGTTCCCCGACGGCATTGTGACCTCTGATACTACCGTCCCTTCTGGCATCTCGTGGAACTCGGGTAATTCCATAGGCACACACAGAGTCTACCACGACGGAACCGTAACATACGTTGTGAATACGAACAACGAGCCGAGACCGTTCCATTTGGATTCCGTTATAGTTGACGGCCGTTCGGTAGGATATGCGGATAATGGCGACGGCACATATTCGTTCACGCTCTACAACGTGGTCTCCGACAGGAACATCGCCATCAATTTCACGGAAACCGTGATAGTCAAGGCGTATGTGCCTGTAGTGCGGGGCACATCGACTGTTATCGGGACCATGATACTGGTCGACGAATCCGGCAACGCTTTAGCATCGTCTTACGGAAGCGATTCCGATGGAGAATACTACTATGCCGCAATCGAGAAGAACAAGGCTGTCCGTTTCACCGTGGAAATATTCGGGAACGATTACGGTCTTGCTGCCGTCTATGCGATTGCATCCGACATGTCAACGACGCGTATCGGTTACCAATCCGGAGGGGATTACATCCTATCCGCTGTAACGTCTGACACCTCCTTGGTTGCAGACGTTACCAACCTCACGTACTGGGTTGTCATTAGAAGCGGCTCCACAGACTACCTGTTCAAGGTCCCTGCCGACTCCTATTATGCGGCACCCTCGCTGGAAGAGATCGAATCAATCGGCAGCCTGTACATAAAGAGGGGTTATGAGTTCGGCTACTGGGATATAGTGCAGATCCAAGTGGATGCGGATCAGAACGTGACGGTGATTGGGGTGGGAGGCGAGGAATCCAAACTTCCCGGGGAGGAGAGGAAGATAGCCTCTGACATAATGTATAAGGCAGTTTGGACAGACACCAAGATAAGTTACAGCCTGTCCTTCGATCTCCAGGGCGGAGAAGCAGATAATCCGGATCACTACTTCATCGACGACGGCACAGTCATCCAGAACCCCACCCGTAAGGGATATGTCTTCGATTACTGGACAGGCACCGGAATCGATGGGACCGCACAATCCATTGTTTTCGATGCGGACACCTACGGCGACAGGGCATACGTCGCCCATTGGACAGAGGCGATATTTCTCCAGGTCGAGTTGAGGGACAACAATCTCCACATCAACCCCGATGATGCTGTCATCGAGGTGCGCAGTTTCCAGTTCGGATCTGCATACGGCAGTCTCCCCATATTCTCCAACTATACCGACGGGTCGGTGACATACATATTCTACGGATGGGCCCTTCCGGACGGAACCAAGATTGATTCCAACACCAGAGTGGACATCTACGATGATCAGTACATAGTCATCATCTGGGTGATCAACCACGGCTTCATCATCAACGTCGACAACACTTCGACGGGAGGCGTCATCAGCAGCGTCAGTAGCTGCGCGATTGACACCGAGATTACGGTGAACCTGCTCCCCAGTCAGGGATACACGGCCGTGGGCCTTCTGATCAACGGCGTCCCCGCCGGTGATTTCGTTGCCGGAAGTTCTACATACACCTTCACTCCAGTCAGCAATACCACTCTGAAGGGCGTGTTCCAGACCATTGAATACACCGTAACGATCTACACGGGCATCGGCCCCGACTACAGCGATACGCCGATTGTGTACACCTATACCGTCAACGATAATCTGACGATTTCCTCCGCATCCGTGACATCCATACCCGGGTATGCATTTGACGGATGGTCTCTGCATCCTGGCGGCGAGGTGGCTGTGACCAATGCCATCATCATCGAGTCCCCCACAACGGTAAACTACACCTACTGGGAGGTTTGGCACATCGTCAAATACCACATAACATACGATCCGTTCAGAGGAGATAACGTTTCAGAATTCAGCATCGGCGATTCGATAACCCTGGTTCCCATCTCCGTCAGCGGGATGTATTTCGCCGGATGGTTCGACAATGAGGAGTATTCCGGGGACCCTGTCGAATCGTTCACCGCAACCTCTGACCATGATCTGTTCTTCTACGCCAGACTCATCCCGAAGGCGTATGCTCCTGTGGCGGTTGATTTCGTCTACGATGGCAAGCTGAAGACTGTAGCGTCAGAGAATGAGACCTATTCGGTCCAGCCCGGAGGAGTGATTTCGGCAACCGACGCAGGAACGTACTCGTTCACCCTATCCCTTGCACCAGGATACATCTGGGATGACGGAACAACTGACTCGAAGGATTATGTTTGGTCCATCTGTTCACGGCACGTGTATGTGATAGCGGATAGCTCCGAGTGGAGATTCGGTCAAACGATCGAAATCGGCGGATTCACCGTCATTGGTCTTGCCGACTCCCATATGCTCAGCGCTTCAGCGGCTCCCGAATCAGAGATTGCCGACATCGGCACTTACAGGAACATCATCGATCCGGATTCCGTCACCATCATAGACCAGTATGACGACAGCGTCAAGGCGAACTACATAATCCACCTCACCGACGGAATGATATCGGTCAGTGACCCGATGTACAGTTCGGTGACTGTCACGGTGGAACCAGGGGATGAAGGGGATTCAGATGGTTTCGGAGCATCACTGAGAGATCTTCTTGAATCAGACTCCATGAGGAACGTTGCCCCCTTCCTGATTTTGGCTCTATTCCTGATTATACTCTACGCTGCTCTCTCCTGGAGGTGGGATCGTACTTGATTCCTGAAAATGGCGATTCTCTCCATCGACCTGATGGGGCGAAAGGAGTCGAAACATGTCTGCACTGATTTTCACGGACATTGCGTTAGAGGATCTCGGGGGCCACCCCTTCGAAGATAAGATTCCCGGAGGGGTTGCGACATGCCATCGCTGGGGGCCTCTTGCATTTAGGCGCATTGATGAAAAAAAGGTTGAACTTTTGGCAAAACAGTTCGATAAAGTTGATTTCGGGACGGAAAGAGATCTTCATCTCTATCAGTGCTCTGCAATCGAGAGGGTGTCCGAAAAGATCTACTTCAACATGTATGCTGGCATGCACACATGCTACGCCCTTGTTCCGTTTGCTTGCAGATATCTTCGCGATGGCCACTATGTCGCCATTCACATCGGCGATGAGGGTTGGCATCCTCACTACCACCCAACGATCAACGTAACCGTCTCTCCTGAGGGGATTAGGGATCTTCAACACGGTTTCCTGGACATGGACGGCATGTTCATTTTCCGGCCGCAGGGAGGGACCTATGAACCTCTTGCTATAATCTTCGACCAAATGTGCCAGGATACCCCCGAAAGATCGGACTGGCATACGTGGATGCTTCCCAAGAAGGAGACCACGGTCGGAGAACTTGTAACCAGACTCGGGATAAGGTCGGATACTGTTGTGATCCTCAGACCCCTGGATTCCCAGAGGGACGGCATGCCCTTCGGAAATCATTCGAACATCTGGGAGCTTGTTCACAGGGACTCCGCCTACAAACTGAGCATAGTCGAAGGATACCGTCTTTATTTCAAGACATCCCACGGAGACCCCTCAGCATTCGGTGAGATGGAACCGGAGGTGTACATCAAATTGAAACCATGACGGCATAAAGAAACATCATTTACTGCCGCTGGAATCGGACACATCCTCTTCTGCAGAATCAGGATCGTCCGGAAGCCGGTCAGTCATTCTCCAGCTCCTCATTTTTGTCTTCCGCTTCTGTCGTCCAAGAACAATTCTCGACCGCATCCTCGGATTCGGGGCTGTCTATGG
This is a stretch of genomic DNA from Thermoplasmatales archaeon BRNA1. It encodes these proteins:
- a CDS encoding Listeria/Bacterioides repeat protein: MVFAIALVAVAIAYIATDLSQADEDQPHTITFDPNTGEAKESRIYVAENVIGSIYIPGNDFTVDGVEYEYTKDGYSFVGWSENPNSLTANIMEGSVWEVHADMTLYAIWDANTYDVTLHYGNTTTTIGVKYGTTTDTTHMMFLSPPGMSDYVIVGWTTYDMVAEGEKDLGGNAYVLRSGEDVEYYSLKIALKRPGNVDNLYPVYAYKYDVSGNVSVNLGSEATGCYYITGSATSGGGVNISGGSPTLYLDSLTLDFSARTNSNSAPVVISNGADVTIVTLSDCVIKGGSNQSVTPRPSAYVGYAGINVKSGSSLTISSASIGSLTATGGSVKAVYVNSGWGGTRYNAFAGAGIGADGRNGGDDGCGSITINGGTVTATGGSGYIPYNNPNYYTVISGPGIGGSGGTVTITTGCTVVAASGNLARYSGETYYTTTAGIARDPIYCSVENVDPDANVSRFGRNTSSTSAQTVATLSFQFTGSVVGSATSFTIDGENTVNLGGIGIDNDTTIEIDASLISDGSTVTITSAAMNYFTGTAYETDPENHMFTVRNITMSTDAYTGTVSFSVNGSLLSEPIGYYGGVYNYSESGGESSYNFYNSYSLVLAANGSNPPSTTTATVRFALVLYETYSFLGMEIKSGNNGVEFTDYTADYDSVQGAVIISANVTLGYGRDSTIANDLSFTIDKKSYEITIQNVYSGGDSFPDGIVTSDTTVPSGISWNSGNSIGTHRVYHDGTVTYVVNTNNEPRPFHLDSVIVDGRSVGYADNGDGTYSFTLYNVVSDRNIAINFTETVIVKAYVPVVRGTSTVIGTMILVDESGNALASSYGSDSDGEYYYAAIEKNKAVRFTVEIFGNDYGLAAVYAIASDMSTTRIGYQSGGDYILSAVTSDTSLVADVTNLTYWVVIRSGSTDYLFKVPADSYYAAPSLEEIESIGSLYIKRGYEFGYWDIVQIQVDADQNVTVIGVGGEESKLPGEERKIASDIMYKAVWTDTKISYSLSFDLQGGEADNPDHYFIDDGTVIQNPTRKGYVFDYWTGTGIDGTAQSIVFDADTYGDRAYVAHWTEAIFLQVELRDNNLHINPDDAVIEVRSFQFGSAYGSLPIFSNYTDGSVTYIFYGWALPDGTKIDSNTRVDIYDDQYIVIIWVINHGFIINVDNTSTGGVISSVSSCAIDTEITVNLLPSQGYTAVGLLINGVPAGDFVAGSSTYTFTPVSNTTLKGVFQTIEYTVTIYTGIGPDYSDTPIVYTYTVNDNLTISSASVTSIPGYAFDGWSLHPGGEVAVTNAIIIESPTTVNYTYWEVWHIVKYHITYDPFRGDNVSEFSIGDSITLVPISVSGMYFAGWFDNEEYSGDPVESFTATSDHDLFFYARLIPKAYAPVAVDFVYDGKLKTVASENETYSVQPGGVISATDAGTYSFTLSLAPGYIWDDGTTDSKDYVWSICSRHVYVIADSSEWRFGQTIEIGGFTVIGLADSHMLSASAAPESEIADIGTYRNIIDPDSVTIIDQYDDSVKANYIIHLTDGMISVSDPMYSSVTVTVEPGDEGDSDGFGASLRDLLESDSMRNVAPFLILALFLIILYAALSWRWDRT